Proteins found in one Roseovarius pelagicus genomic segment:
- a CDS encoding thiamine pyrophosphate-dependent enzyme — translation MDRAEIVHENFLRLCQQGDLPIGAPPTEALTKQEAITLFRAQCLSRALDRTSRAMQKAGQGFYTIGSSGHEGMAAVAHALRPDDIAFLHYRDAAFQIARAGQVPGQAITWDMLLSFACSSEDPISGGRHKVLGSKALMIPPQTSTIASHLPKAMGAAYGIGLARRHPPEHRQLPRDGIAMASFGDASANHSTAQGAINAAGWASIQSVPLPLLLVCEDNGIGISTQTPKGWIAATMGHRPGIRYFHADGLDLYDTARAAAEAAAYVRRHRKPAFLHLTMVRLYGHAGADLPTTYLPKSLVEAEEANDPLLHSVRLLDSAGALSRRDALAIYEETLARVTRVADEAVQRPRLQTASDVMASIIPPKRSCALTNGPSDEARAAAFGSDLKQMDQPQPMSRLINWALTDLMLEHSEIVVMGEDVGRKGGVYGVTRALHQRFGTDRVIDTLLDEQSILGLAIGLAHNGFIPMPEIQFLAYLHNAEDQLRGEAATLPFFSQGQFTNPMVLRIAGLGYQKGFGGHFHNDNSLAVLRDIPGLIIACPSSGADAACMLRECVRLAREEQRVVVFVEPIALYPMRDLHESGDGAWMDTYPAPDRVITLDTVGTHGDGTNLAIVSYGNGHYLSRQAQARLAADGINARVIDMRWIAPVPEAALLEATKDCDAVLIVDECRRTGGQAEGLMALFTEKTVQPVARLTAEDSFIATGPAYAATMPSADGIVNAAKALLETWE, via the coding sequence ATGGATCGCGCCGAAATCGTACACGAAAATTTCCTGAGGCTCTGCCAACAGGGGGATTTGCCGATAGGCGCGCCGCCCACAGAAGCTCTCACCAAGCAGGAGGCAATCACGCTCTTTCGCGCGCAATGCCTCAGCCGCGCACTCGACCGGACCAGTCGAGCAATGCAAAAGGCCGGGCAAGGGTTCTACACCATCGGATCATCAGGCCACGAGGGCATGGCGGCTGTCGCCCACGCCCTGCGTCCGGATGATATCGCGTTTCTGCATTACCGTGACGCCGCGTTTCAGATCGCGCGCGCCGGGCAGGTACCCGGACAGGCCATCACCTGGGACATGCTGCTAAGCTTTGCCTGCTCCTCCGAAGATCCAATTTCCGGCGGACGCCACAAGGTGCTGGGGTCCAAGGCGCTGATGATCCCGCCACAAACCTCGACCATCGCCAGCCACCTGCCCAAGGCGATGGGGGCAGCCTACGGCATTGGGCTGGCGCGTCGGCATCCGCCTGAACATCGGCAACTGCCGCGTGATGGCATCGCGATGGCCAGTTTTGGCGACGCCTCCGCCAACCATTCGACCGCGCAGGGTGCGATCAACGCGGCAGGCTGGGCGAGCATCCAGTCAGTGCCCTTGCCGCTGTTGCTGGTATGCGAGGATAACGGCATCGGCATTTCGACCCAGACACCAAAGGGCTGGATTGCCGCAACCATGGGCCACCGCCCCGGCATTCGCTACTTCCATGCCGATGGTCTGGATCTCTACGATACGGCACGCGCCGCGGCCGAGGCTGCTGCCTATGTTCGCCGCCATCGGAAACCCGCGTTTCTGCATCTGACAATGGTGCGCCTGTACGGTCACGCAGGCGCCGACCTGCCTACCACATATCTGCCGAAATCCTTGGTCGAGGCCGAAGAGGCCAACGATCCACTGCTGCATTCGGTGCGCCTGCTGGACAGTGCCGGTGCGTTAAGCCGCAGGGATGCACTGGCGATCTACGAGGAAACGCTGGCGCGAGTCACGCGGGTCGCGGACGAGGCCGTGCAACGGCCCCGACTACAAACTGCATCCGATGTCATGGCCAGCATCATCCCGCCCAAACGGTCCTGCGCTCTGACCAACGGGCCGTCTGACGAGGCCCGCGCCGCCGCCTTTGGCAGCGACCTGAAACAAATGGATCAACCCCAGCCCATGAGCCGCCTGATAAACTGGGCGCTCACCGACCTGATGCTGGAACATTCCGAAATCGTCGTGATGGGAGAGGACGTGGGGCGCAAGGGTGGCGTCTATGGGGTCACGCGGGCGTTGCATCAAAGATTCGGCACCGACCGTGTGATCGATACGCTGCTGGATGAACAAAGCATTCTGGGCCTCGCCATTGGCCTCGCTCATAACGGGTTCATTCCCATGCCCGAAATCCAGTTCCTCGCGTATCTGCACAATGCCGAGGACCAGCTGCGCGGCGAGGCCGCGACCTTGCCCTTCTTCAGTCAGGGCCAGTTCACCAATCCAATGGTGCTGCGGATTGCCGGACTGGGCTATCAAAAGGGCTTTGGCGGGCATTTCCACAATGACAACTCACTGGCAGTTCTGCGCGATATTCCCGGCCTGATCATCGCTTGCCCGTCCTCGGGCGCGGATGCGGCCTGTATGCTGCGCGAATGCGTGCGGCTGGCGCGCGAGGAACAACGGGTGGTGGTGTTCGTCGAACCCATCGCCCTCTATCCGATGCGCGACCTGCATGAGTCCGGTGACGGCGCATGGATGGATACCTACCCCGCGCCGGACCGCGTGATCACGCTGGATACGGTTGGCACCCATGGCGATGGCACCAATCTGGCTATCGTCAGTTATGGCAACGGGCATTACCTGTCACGGCAAGCGCAGGCACGGCTGGCTGCGGACGGCATAAACGCGCGGGTGATCGACATGCGCTGGATCGCCCCTGTACCCGAGGCCGCTCTGCTGGAGGCAACCAAAGATTGCGACGCCGTGCTGATCGTCGATGAATGCCGTCGCACGGGCGGGCAGGCCGAAGGTCTGATGGCGCTCTTTACCGAAAAAACGGTACAGCCCGTTGCACGACTGACCGCCGAGGACAGCTTTATCGCCACTGGCCCCGCCTATGCCGCAACGATGCCCTCTGCAGACGGAATCGTGAACGCGGCCAAAGCATTGCTGGAGACATGGGAATGA
- a CDS encoding energy-coupling factor ABC transporter ATP-binding protein: MTPPLLEMLDVDLAVDGRRLLDGINLTAHERRIGIVGRNGSGKTTLSRVMAGLVKPDSGRVRVGGVNVGDDRKAAIRQVGILFQNPDHQIIFPTVEEEIAFGLGQLGHDKQAVAEGTSAMLARFDKSHWAKAAVHTLSQGQKQLVCLMAVLAMAPRVIILDEPLSGLDIPTRMQLTRYLDGIEATLVHVSHDPAALAGFERVIWLSDGRIAQDGPADDVLPAFTTKMTELGGADDISDIAG; encoded by the coding sequence ATGACCCCGCCTCTTCTGGAGATGCTGGATGTAGATTTGGCCGTCGATGGTCGGCGATTGCTGGATGGGATCAATCTGACAGCCCACGAACGGCGGATTGGTATCGTCGGGCGCAACGGGTCGGGCAAGACGACGTTATCGCGGGTCATGGCGGGGCTAGTGAAACCTGACAGTGGTCGCGTGCGCGTCGGTGGTGTGAACGTCGGCGATGATCGTAAGGCGGCGATCCGGCAGGTCGGTATCCTCTTTCAGAACCCTGATCACCAGATCATCTTTCCAACCGTCGAAGAAGAGATTGCCTTTGGCCTCGGCCAGTTGGGTCACGACAAGCAGGCCGTCGCCGAAGGGACCAGCGCCATGCTGGCCCGATTTGATAAATCGCACTGGGCCAAGGCTGCGGTGCACACGCTGTCACAGGGTCAAAAGCAGCTGGTCTGCCTGATGGCGGTGTTGGCGATGGCCCCAAGGGTGATCATTCTGGACGAACCTCTGTCGGGGCTCGATATTCCGACGCGGATGCAGCTGACAAGGTATCTGGACGGGATCGAGGCCACCTTGGTGCATGTCAGCCACGACCCGGCGGCATTAGCGGGTTTTGAGCGGGTGATCTGGTTGTCCGACGGACGCATTGCACAGGATGGGCCTGCGGACGACGTGCTGCCCGCTTTTACCACCAAAATGACCGAGCTGGGAGGAGCTGATGATATCTCTGACATCGCCGGTTGA
- a CDS encoding energy-coupling factor transporter transmembrane component T has translation MISLTSPVETRAHGWPAGAKLAALCAATMVLFAADGLVFHIAACATVLALYAAPGAVFLRAGLRRLRVLWPFLVIIALWHLITQSPVQGAVIALRLLTAVGLANLVTMTTRLSDMIAVVRWLATPLRRLGLNTAALEISIALVIRFTPALAAKGAQLAQSWRARSQRRLGWRIILPFALLAIDDADHVAEALRARGGV, from the coding sequence ATGATATCTCTGACATCGCCGGTTGAGACCCGTGCGCATGGTTGGCCCGCCGGTGCAAAGCTGGCTGCCCTTTGTGCCGCGACAATGGTGTTGTTTGCCGCCGATGGATTGGTGTTCCACATCGCAGCTTGTGCCACGGTGCTGGCACTCTATGCAGCGCCGGGCGCGGTGTTCCTGCGCGCGGGTCTGCGCCGGTTGCGCGTCCTCTGGCCCTTTTTGGTGATCATCGCCTTGTGGCATCTGATCACGCAGTCGCCGGTTCAGGGTGCGGTGATCGCGCTGCGCCTGCTGACGGCGGTGGGGTTGGCCAATCTGGTGACCATGACCACGCGGTTGAGCGATATGATTGCTGTTGTCCGCTGGTTGGCGACACCGTTGCGGCGTCTTGGTCTGAATACCGCTGCGCTGGAGATAAGCATCGCGCTGGTGATCCGCTTTACCCCCGCGCTGGCGGCGAAGGGCGCGCAACTGGCGCAATCGTGGCGTGCGCGATCACAGCGGCGGCTGGGATGGCGGATAATCCTGCCCTTTGCCTTATTGGCTATTGACGACGCCGATCATGTGGCCGAAGCCCTAAGGGCGCGCGGTGGAGTCTGA
- a CDS encoding biotin transporter BioY — MERNIALIALFAALIAALGLIPKVTLGFGVPITAQSLGVMLCGTVLGARRGALAVLLFLLLVAMGLPLLAGGRGGLGVFASPTMGFLVGFPIAAFVTGLITERWRNAPLTLVAGIASALGGIVVLYAFGTAGLALMLEKSLPEAAMLVAAFIPGDILKAAIAGMLTSALARARPAAVLSRS; from the coding sequence ATGGAACGCAACATTGCCCTTATCGCCCTTTTCGCGGCTCTCATTGCAGCACTTGGGCTGATCCCAAAGGTCACGTTGGGGTTCGGCGTGCCAATCACGGCGCAGAGTCTGGGTGTGATGTTGTGTGGCACAGTATTGGGCGCACGCAGGGGCGCACTGGCGGTGCTGCTTTTCTTGCTGCTGGTGGCGATGGGTCTGCCGCTTCTGGCGGGCGGGCGCGGTGGATTGGGTGTCTTTGCCTCGCCGACGATGGGTTTTCTCGTGGGCTTTCCGATTGCAGCGTTCGTGACTGGTTTGATTACAGAGCGCTGGCGCAATGCACCTCTGACTCTGGTGGCCGGGATCGCATCCGCATTGGGTGGGATCGTGGTACTTTATGCGTTCGGGACGGCGGGTCTGGCGCTGATGCTGGAAAAATCTCTGCCCGAGGCAGCGATGCTGGTCGCGGCGTTCATTCCGGGTGATATCCTGAAAGCGGCGATCGCGGGTATGCTAACATCTGCGCTGGCGCGCGCGCGGCCTGCTGCGGTGTTGTCGCGCAGCTAG
- a CDS encoding thiolase family protein: MTHTWIIAARRSAVIPRGGAFAALDLHDLAVPVIHGALADACLDPVQVDELVLANALGAGGNPARLIALAANLPQHVAGLTIDRQCVGGLDAILLADTLIRAGHADVILAGGVESYSRRPLRLRTFADNRTPEPYDQPPFAPTPAQDPNMAEAANALARSRSISREAQDAFAIQSHASALTAQSRMVGEITPIAGIVTDPFTRRLSQKTCARATPIAGSITAANAAVAADAAAICVVVSDKFAARFTGPKARISAGATLGADPAQPGIAPIAAIRASLTTAGIKPGDLKVIEMMEAYAVQAMACIEEVGLNSARTNLGGGALSRGHPIGASGAINAVRLFHELQRSGGSGLAAIAAAGGLGTALVLGG; encoded by the coding sequence ATGACGCACACTTGGATCATTGCCGCGCGACGCAGTGCCGTGATCCCGCGGGGTGGTGCCTTTGCGGCGCTGGACCTGCACGATCTCGCGGTCCCCGTGATCCATGGCGCACTGGCCGATGCCTGTCTCGACCCCGTACAAGTCGACGAACTGGTCCTTGCCAACGCGCTCGGCGCCGGTGGTAATCCGGCGCGTTTGATCGCGCTGGCCGCCAATCTGCCACAGCATGTTGCGGGCCTGACGATCGACAGGCAATGCGTAGGTGGTCTTGATGCGATCTTGCTGGCCGACACGCTCATCCGCGCCGGGCATGCCGACGTCATACTTGCAGGCGGGGTCGAGAGTTATTCGCGACGTCCCTTGCGGCTGCGCACCTTTGCCGACAATCGCACACCCGAACCGTATGATCAGCCGCCTTTCGCCCCGACACCGGCGCAAGATCCCAATATGGCAGAGGCCGCAAATGCGCTGGCCCGGAGCCGCAGCATCAGCCGCGAGGCACAGGATGCCTTTGCCATCCAGAGCCATGCCAGCGCGCTCACAGCACAGTCGCGGATGGTCGGTGAAATCACTCCGATTGCAGGTATTGTGACGGACCCATTCACGCGCCGACTGAGCCAGAAGACTTGTGCCCGCGCGACGCCGATCGCCGGCAGTATCACCGCTGCGAATGCCGCCGTGGCCGCCGATGCTGCCGCGATCTGCGTTGTTGTCTCGGACAAGTTCGCGGCACGGTTCACCGGGCCAAAGGCACGGATTTCCGCTGGTGCCACACTGGGTGCGGATCCGGCACAGCCGGGCATCGCCCCGATCGCCGCAATTCGTGCCAGCCTGACCACCGCCGGCATCAAACCGGGCGATCTGAAGGTGATCGAGATGATGGAGGCCTACGCGGTGCAGGCAATGGCCTGCATCGAGGAGGTGGGGCTAAACTCCGCGCGCACTAACCTTGGCGGCGGGGCCTTGTCGCGCGGGCACCCCATCGGCGCGTCCGGCGCGATCAACGCCGTGCGCCTGTTTCACGAGCTGCAACGATCAGGCGGCTCCGGGCTGGCCGCAATCGCAGCGGCCGGTGGCCTCGGCACGGCTCTGGTTTTGGGGGGCTAG
- a CDS encoding AMP-binding protein codes for MALAPTEIPAPAIAPTQFLWHPATRGYERGELASSDSALGQLRIAMQSGKGFAVAQEGLGPMLPPGILQCQTGGTTGTPKLIERNHSSWISSFIQNAHHFGIGPGTAVGCFGGLGHSLALYAAIEAAHMGADIHMLVGLRPRAQIAELSRHNVSVLYATPTQLSLLTTVQATLPAVRHVLCGGGQLGAEARNKVHILCPSAEITVFYGASETSFVSLSDAHTPPGSVGRAYGTARIEIRNGGEVWVSSPYLFSHYASGHSVETRRDGAFLTVGEMGWLDKDGYLFLTGRRDRMVRIAEQSVHPETVEARLLTDPDVAMACVLPRDDAARGQVLEAVIASAPNPTLADRLDRDCRIAFGPLIAPRAFHFLPELPLRAAGKPDLARLAAWLDSLA; via the coding sequence GTGGCCTTGGCCCCCACCGAAATTCCGGCCCCTGCAATCGCACCGACCCAGTTTCTCTGGCATCCGGCCACGCGGGGGTATGAACGCGGGGAATTGGCATCATCTGATAGTGCATTGGGCCAGTTGCGCATCGCCATGCAGAGCGGCAAGGGTTTTGCGGTCGCACAAGAAGGGCTTGGCCCGATGCTGCCCCCCGGTATCCTTCAATGCCAGACCGGCGGCACCACCGGGACACCAAAACTGATCGAACGCAACCATAGTTCGTGGATCAGCAGCTTCATTCAAAACGCACATCACTTTGGTATCGGACCCGGCACAGCCGTCGGGTGCTTTGGTGGTCTGGGCCATTCGCTCGCTCTTTATGCCGCAATCGAGGCCGCGCACATGGGGGCGGATATCCATATGCTGGTGGGGCTGCGGCCACGCGCGCAAATCGCCGAACTGTCCCGGCATAACGTCTCCGTGTTGTACGCGACGCCGACGCAACTATCACTTTTGACCACGGTGCAGGCGACGCTGCCCGCAGTGCGGCATGTCCTTTGCGGCGGGGGCCAGTTAGGAGCGGAAGCGCGCAACAAGGTTCATATCCTCTGCCCGAGCGCAGAAATCACGGTATTTTACGGCGCTTCCGAGACCAGTTTCGTGAGCCTCTCTGACGCGCACACCCCACCCGGTTCTGTCGGGCGCGCCTATGGGACCGCCCGGATCGAGATTCGCAATGGCGGAGAGGTCTGGGTATCCAGCCCCTATCTCTTCAGCCACTATGCCAGCGGTCACAGCGTCGAGACCCGGCGTGACGGCGCGTTTCTGACGGTGGGCGAGATGGGATGGCTGGACAAGGATGGCTATCTGTTCCTGACAGGCCGCCGCGATCGCATGGTTCGCATCGCTGAACAAAGCGTTCATCCCGAGACTGTTGAAGCGCGGCTGTTAACCGATCCAGATGTGGCAATGGCCTGTGTGCTGCCGCGTGACGACGCCGCGCGCGGGCAGGTTCTGGAGGCGGTGATCGCCAGCGCGCCGAACCCCACACTGGCCGACAGGTTGGACCGTGACTGTCGTATTGCATTTGGCCCCCTAATCGCGCCGCGTGCGTTCCATTTCCTGCCAGAACTTCCCTTGCGCGCAGCGGGTAAACCCGATCTCGCCCGCCTCGCCGCATGGCTGGACTCGCTTGCATGA
- a CDS encoding winged helix-turn-helix domain-containing protein: MTALRIPNRQARHLWLWTNGLSGTPTGKVDVMGMIRHLGFVQIDTIRNVTRAHHHILWTRNQNYRERMLWPLLGRDRLLFEHFTHDASLIPMETLPIWQRQFRRLGAKVAAHDWYQSGLARDQIAQIRARIEAEGALSTHAFDTRAANREMWARPPHKKALDQMWYAGELATCYRKNFVKFYNLGERVFPAHLREGPSDRDQIDALCDGALDRLSIASCGEVQRFWGAMDASEARGWMTRRDLVPIEVEGADRKWTTCYAPPDIEARLEALPSPTARLRILNPFDPAIRDRVRLNRLFGFEYVNEMFVPQAKRRWGYYVYPLLEGDRFVGRIELKADRAADWMHVTGFWSENRIKWPLSRLDRLDAELIRFARLAGISDIRWNVPRPA, from the coding sequence ATGACCGCCCTCAGAATACCAAACCGGCAGGCACGTCACCTCTGGCTCTGGACCAACGGGCTATCCGGGACACCGACGGGAAAAGTGGATGTCATGGGTATGATCCGGCATCTCGGGTTCGTGCAGATTGACACCATCCGTAACGTAACCCGCGCCCATCATCACATCCTGTGGACCCGCAACCAGAATTATCGCGAGCGTATGCTATGGCCGCTGCTGGGTCGTGACCGATTGCTGTTCGAACACTTCACCCATGACGCGTCACTTATCCCGATGGAGACGTTGCCAATCTGGCAGCGCCAGTTCCGGCGTCTGGGTGCAAAGGTGGCAGCGCATGACTGGTATCAATCCGGCCTCGCGCGCGATCAGATCGCCCAGATCCGCGCCCGGATCGAGGCCGAGGGCGCCTTATCAACACACGCGTTCGACACACGCGCTGCCAACCGCGAGATGTGGGCGCGCCCGCCACATAAAAAGGCGCTTGATCAAATGTGGTACGCAGGTGAGCTGGCGACCTGCTACCGCAAGAATTTTGTAAAATTTTATAATCTGGGCGAACGGGTGTTCCCCGCGCATCTGCGCGAAGGTCCATCCGACCGCGACCAGATCGACGCACTGTGTGATGGCGCGCTTGATCGTCTCAGCATCGCCAGTTGTGGCGAGGTACAGCGATTCTGGGGCGCGATGGACGCGAGCGAGGCGCGCGGTTGGATGACCCGTCGTGATCTGGTGCCCATCGAGGTGGAAGGTGCGGACCGCAAATGGACAACCTGCTACGCCCCGCCTGACATTGAGGCACGACTGGAGGCACTGCCCAGTCCTACGGCGCGATTACGTATCCTCAACCCGTTCGATCCCGCCATCCGCGACCGGGTCAGGCTGAACCGGCTGTTCGGTTTTGAATACGTTAACGAGATGTTTGTACCGCAGGCCAAACGGCGTTGGGGGTACTACGTCTACCCGCTGCTCGAAGGGGATCGTTTTGTCGGTCGGATCGAACTAAAGGCCGATCGCGCAGCAGACTGGATGCACGTCACCGGGTTCTGGTCCGAGAACCGCATCAAATGGCCCCTCAGCCGACTGGATCGGCTCGACGCCGAGCTGATCCGCTTTGCACGGCTGGCGGGTATTTCCGATATCCGATGGAATGTCCCCCGACCTGCGTAA
- the panB gene encoding 3-methyl-2-oxobutanoate hydroxymethyltransferase gives MSATARKTAPMPTDILAAKGGTPLVSLTAYTTPMARMMDDHCDFVLVGDSVGMVLHGLPSTLGVTMEMMILHAKAVARGLQKAMMVVDMPFGSYEENPAQAFRNAARLMAETGAAAVKLEGGVHMADTIAFLVARGVPVMAHIGLTPQSINTLGGYKVQGRADQAAALLSDARAVADAGAFSVVLEKVPASLADRITAEVAIPTIGIGASAGCDGQILVVDDMLGLFTAFKPKFVKRYATLGEQGEAAIAAYADEVRKRSFPSEEHVFADTVPSKRSKT, from the coding sequence ATGAGCGCCACCGCCCGCAAGACCGCCCCCATGCCGACCGATATCCTCGCGGCCAAAGGCGGCACGCCTCTGGTCAGCCTGACGGCCTACACAACGCCCATGGCGCGAATGATGGACGACCATTGTGATTTCGTGCTGGTCGGTGACAGCGTGGGGATGGTGCTGCATGGCCTTCCTTCGACCCTTGGTGTGACGATGGAGATGATGATTCTGCACGCCAAGGCTGTTGCGCGCGGATTGCAAAAGGCAATGATGGTCGTCGACATGCCGTTTGGCAGCTATGAGGAAAACCCGGCACAGGCGTTTCGCAATGCCGCCCGTCTGATGGCCGAAACAGGTGCCGCGGCTGTTAAGCTGGAGGGGGGCGTGCATATGGCTGACACGATCGCCTTTTTGGTGGCGCGTGGCGTGCCGGTCATGGCGCATATCGGCCTGACCCCGCAATCCATCAACACGTTGGGTGGGTACAAAGTGCAGGGCCGTGCAGATCAAGCCGCGGCTTTGCTGTCGGATGCGCGGGCCGTGGCGGATGCCGGGGCATTCTCGGTCGTGCTGGAGAAGGTGCCCGCCAGCCTTGCTGATCGAATTACGGCTGAGGTCGCGATACCAACCATCGGCATCGGTGCATCGGCGGGGTGTGATGGCCAGATTCTGGTGGTGGATGACATGCTGGGCCTCTTTACCGCGTTCAAGCCCAAATTTGTCAAACGCTATGCGACACTGGGCGAGCAAGGCGAGGCAGCCATCGCCGCCTATGCCGATGAAGTGCGCAAGCGTAGCTTCCCAAGTGAAGAGCATGTATTTGCCGATACGGTGCCCTCCAAGAGGTCCAAGACGTGA
- the panC gene encoding pantoate--beta-alanine ligase — translation MTAPIVRSLSELRGMTQQWIRAGERIGVVPTMGALHDGHLSLVAAAEKVCARVIVTIFVNPKQFNNPEDLANYPRTENEDARKLARFAVDAIYVPDGDQMYPDGFATTVSVSGLTDVMDGVHRPGHFEGVATVVAKLFAQSSASDAFFGEKDFQQLQVVRRMARDLDIPITVHGCPTIREIDGLAMSSRNLLLSDRARVRAPILFEEMEKIAEGVAAGGDFSTLYADAVKRLEAADFTKVDYLEMRAADDLALLDAPMRPARLFAAAWLAGVRLIDNIAIGE, via the coding sequence GTGACCGCGCCAATCGTGCGCAGCCTGTCAGAGCTGCGCGGGATGACCCAGCAATGGATCCGCGCAGGCGAGCGGATCGGCGTCGTACCCACGATGGGGGCGCTGCATGACGGGCATCTGTCGCTGGTGGCAGCGGCGGAAAAGGTCTGCGCCCGTGTCATCGTGACGATTTTCGTCAATCCAAAGCAGTTCAATAATCCGGAAGATCTGGCCAACTACCCGCGTACTGAGAACGAGGATGCACGCAAGCTGGCGCGTTTTGCCGTCGATGCGATCTATGTACCGGACGGGGATCAGATGTATCCCGATGGCTTTGCCACCACGGTGTCTGTCTCTGGCCTGACGGACGTGATGGACGGGGTACATCGCCCCGGTCATTTTGAGGGCGTCGCGACCGTGGTTGCCAAACTGTTTGCCCAGAGCTCTGCCAGCGATGCGTTTTTTGGCGAGAAGGATTTCCAGCAGCTTCAGGTGGTGCGGCGGATGGCGCGCGATCTGGATATTCCGATTACGGTGCATGGCTGTCCGACGATCCGCGAAATTGACGGTCTGGCCATGTCGTCGCGCAATCTGCTTTTGTCGGACCGGGCGCGGGTGAGAGCGCCGATCCTGTTTGAAGAGATGGAAAAGATTGCAGAAGGGGTGGCCGCTGGTGGCGACTTTTCCACACTCTATGCGGATGCGGTGAAACGACTGGAGGCCGCGGATTTCACCAAGGTGGATTACCTCGAAATGCGTGCTGCGGATGATTTGGCGTTGCTGGACGCGCCGATGCGCCCGGCGCGCCTGTTTGCGGCGGCGTGGCTGGCCGGAGTGCGATTGATCGACAACATCGCCATAGGGGAATGA
- a CDS encoding acetylornithine deacetylase/succinyl-diaminopimelate desuccinylase family protein, whose amino-acid sequence MIAQDQLIAAISARRNDLIALTQDLIRIPTLNPPGADYRQICEYLDRRLLHAGFETELIRAIGAPGDSDQYPRWNIVARREGTRPGDCVHFNSHIDVVEIGHGWTTDPFGGEVKDGKIYGRGACDMKGGLAASIIAAEAFIETCPDYAGAIEISGTADEESGGFGGVAYLAERGYFDPARVQHVIIPEPLNKDRICLGHRGVWWAELETKGEIAHGSMPFLGDCAVRHMGAVVAEMEHRLFPALAARRTDMPVVPDGARQSTLNINSIHGGEPEQDAAYTGLPSPCVPDRCRMVIDRRFLIEEDIDDVEAEFRAVLKRVGDARENFDYDLRELHRVLPSMTERDAPIVTTVARAIEATLGHAPDYVVSPGTYDQKHIDRIGRLKNCIAYGPGILDLAHKPDEYVGIDDMMQSAQVMALSLAELLLRAEP is encoded by the coding sequence ATGATCGCTCAGGACCAGCTAATAGCAGCCATTTCGGCACGACGTAACGACCTGATCGCGCTGACGCAGGACCTGATCCGCATCCCCACGCTAAATCCGCCGGGCGCGGATTACCGTCAGATTTGCGAATATCTGGACCGCCGCCTGCTGCATGCGGGATTCGAGACGGAACTGATCCGCGCAATAGGCGCACCCGGCGACAGCGACCAATATCCACGCTGGAACATCGTCGCGCGACGCGAAGGCACCCGCCCCGGCGATTGCGTGCATTTCAACAGCCATATCGACGTGGTCGAGATTGGCCACGGCTGGACCACCGATCCTTTCGGCGGAGAGGTCAAGGATGGCAAGATTTACGGGCGCGGCGCTTGCGACATGAAGGGCGGGCTGGCCGCATCTATCATCGCTGCCGAGGCTTTCATCGAAACTTGTCCGGATTATGCCGGCGCGATCGAGATCAGCGGCACCGCAGACGAGGAATCGGGGGGCTTTGGTGGCGTCGCCTACTTGGCAGAGCGCGGCTATTTCGACCCAGCCCGCGTGCAGCACGTCATCATCCCCGAACCGCTGAACAAGGATCGGATATGTCTGGGCCATCGCGGTGTGTGGTGGGCCGAACTGGAAACCAAGGGCGAGATTGCGCACGGCTCCATGCCCTTTCTCGGCGATTGTGCAGTACGTCACATGGGCGCAGTGGTGGCCGAGATGGAGCACAGGCTGTTCCCGGCCTTGGCCGCGCGGCGCACCGATATGCCCGTCGTCCCCGATGGCGCACGTCAATCCACGCTCAACATAAATTCGATCCATGGCGGCGAGCCGGAACAGGACGCAGCCTATACCGGTTTGCCAAGCCCATGCGTTCCTGACCGCTGCCGCATGGTGATTGATCGGCGTTTTCTGATCGAAGAGGACATAGACGACGTCGAGGCAGAATTTCGCGCCGTCCTGAAACGCGTCGGTGATGCGCGCGAGAATTTCGACTACGACCTGCGCGAACTGCACCGCGTCCTGCCCAGCATGACCGAGCGCGATGCCCCCATCGTCACCACCGTGGCCCGCGCGATTGAGGCAACACTCGGCCATGCGCCCGATTACGTGGTCAGTCCCGGCACCTATGACCAGAAACATATCGACCGCATCGGGCGGTTGAAAAACTGTATCGCTTACGGGCCGGGTATTCTCGACCTTGCGCATAAACCGGATGAATACGTAGGGATCGACGATATGATGCAAAGCGCACAAGTCATGGCATTGAGCCTGGCAGAACTGTTGTTGCGCGCGGAACCCTGA